The Acidobacteriota bacterium DNA window GCACATTCTGCCAGAACTACCAGGTGAGCCGGCCTCCGGTCGCGCGTGACGGCGGAATGGACCTGTATGACGTTACAAGCCGCATAGAATCGATTCTGGCCGGGGGCGCAACCGCAGTCGGTTTCGTGTCGCCTTCGCACGTTATCCCGCAGGTGAGAATCATCGCGGGTGCTCTGAAGGCACGAGGGCTGAGGCCCACCTTTGTGTTTAACTCGAACGCGTACGACAGGGTACAGACAATCGCGTCGCTGGGAGACGTCATATCAGTCTGGCTGCCCGACCTGAAGTACATGGATGACGAACTGGCTGTCAGCCTGTCCGATGCCCCGGATTATCCTGAGGTCGCTACCGCCGCGATCAGGGAAATGTACCAGCAGACCGGGCCGGAGATCGAGCTCGATGATGACGGCATTATCCGGTCGGGGTTGATAATCAGGCACCTGGTTGTTCCCGGTCAGGTAGAGAACTCGCGTGCGGTGCTGCGCTGGATAGCCGG harbors:
- a CDS encoding radical SAM protein, with the translated sequence MTSFQDSSEEYRQFNRELEEFLSPLRELSDCTGCPRHCHADRTRDRLGYCGTGAGLAVGAICTHRGEEPVISGKHGICNVFFTGCNMRCTFCQNYQVSRPPVARDGGMDLYDVTSRIESILAGGATAVGFVSPSHVIPQVRIIAGALKARGLRPTFVFNSNAYDRVQTIASLGDVISVWLPDLKYMDDELAVSLSDAPDYPEVATAAIREMYQQTGPEIELDDDGIIRSGLIIRHLVVPGQVENSRAVLRWIAGELSPSVHVSLMSQYCPTPEVADDAVLGRTLHAEEYEAVMEEFDRLGFYRGWRQDPDSSAGYLPDFNRPHPFEDQA